A genomic region of Rhodohalobacter sp. 614A contains the following coding sequences:
- a CDS encoding glycosyltransferase WbsX family protein codes for MIKPIAFYLPQFHPIPENDKWWGDGFTEWTNVKSAKPLFDDHEQPRQPGELGYYDLLDSQIRIKQAELAKAHNIHGFCYWHYWFGNGNTLLEKPFQDVLKSGEPDFPFCLGWANESWTGIWHGAPNRILMEQTYPGIEDIKNHFNYVLPAFSDERYIKVDNAPFFLVYQPQKIPDLQLFTETFNEFAIKNGFSGIHFVATNVSLGWELDKYNFKAIVPPYHHRITWEKKKKFVHSLSSIFQKKSRNKRLQHVYDYSMASKYFLPDSNIKDKIYPAVIPNWDNSPRSGENAVIYTNSTPEKFEKHLREAVQYVLKNNSNHRFLMVKSWNEWAEGNYLEPDKKWGRAYLEVFKKVMDQNEIDPETDK; via the coding sequence GTGATTAAACCCATAGCTTTTTACCTTCCCCAATTCCATCCAATCCCCGAAAATGACAAATGGTGGGGAGATGGTTTTACGGAATGGACAAATGTTAAGAGTGCGAAACCTCTGTTTGATGATCATGAACAGCCGCGCCAACCGGGAGAATTAGGATATTACGATTTACTGGATTCTCAAATCCGAATTAAACAAGCGGAACTGGCCAAAGCCCACAATATTCATGGATTTTGTTATTGGCATTACTGGTTTGGAAATGGCAACACTCTTCTTGAGAAACCTTTTCAGGATGTGTTGAAAAGTGGCGAACCAGATTTTCCATTTTGTTTAGGATGGGCCAATGAATCATGGACAGGTATTTGGCATGGGGCTCCTAACCGGATTCTTATGGAACAAACATATCCCGGAATTGAGGATATTAAAAACCATTTTAATTATGTATTGCCGGCTTTTTCTGATGAAAGATATATAAAAGTTGATAATGCGCCCTTCTTTTTGGTTTATCAACCTCAGAAAATACCTGATTTACAACTTTTCACGGAGACCTTCAACGAATTTGCAATCAAAAATGGGTTCTCCGGAATCCACTTTGTAGCAACCAATGTAAGCTTGGGTTGGGAGTTGGATAAGTACAATTTCAAGGCAATTGTCCCTCCGTATCACCATAGAATAACCTGGGAGAAAAAGAAAAAGTTTGTTCATTCACTGTCTTCAATCTTTCAAAAGAAAAGTAGAAATAAGCGACTTCAGCATGTTTATGATTATTCAATGGCAAGTAAGTATTTTTTGCCCGATTCGAATATCAAGGATAAAATATACCCGGCAGTAATTCCGAATTGGGATAACAGTCCGCGTTCTGGGGAAAATGCTGTTATTTATACAAATTCAACCCCTGAAAAATTTGAGAAACATCTCCGTGAAGCAGTGCAATATGTCTTGAAAAATAATTCTAACCACCGGTTTCTAATGGTCAAATCCTGGAATGAATGGGCGGAAGGAAATTATCTGGAACCTGACAAGAAGTGGGGACGTGCTTATCTTGAAGTGTTTAAAAAAGTAATGGATCAAAATGAGATCGATCCTGAAACGGACAAGTGA
- a CDS encoding glycosyltransferase, which yields MADKNFTHLLLTRFNLDFSPYTHTPYLCDDQWHQDRFKLFNRYCLPSVINQTTQNFEWIIFFNEEKRELYTSFIRETEKALKNVRFLFVKPEEDHRQRLVHYIKRKYSSDYLITTRIDNDDCISSHFMESIQEKFMERRDAFDHEYVLNAGTGYQYEVKFPFRKALIKDYTYSPFLSLFSKLKGCDEINTVLKHAHHRWEEYETSEEMPDHPYWTQIIHEKNVSNRILSLNLYVHISDKHFPVLIDTPRNQWWFGLLLLPVQITMTVIKRIAEKIKHH from the coding sequence ATGGCTGACAAAAATTTTACACACCTCTTGCTCACACGCTTTAACCTGGATTTTTCTCCGTACACGCACACTCCCTATCTTTGTGATGATCAGTGGCATCAGGATAGATTTAAACTTTTTAACAGGTATTGCTTGCCATCGGTCATCAATCAAACCACACAAAATTTCGAGTGGATTATTTTTTTTAATGAGGAAAAAAGAGAACTCTATACATCTTTTATTCGGGAGACGGAAAAGGCACTCAAAAATGTTCGGTTTCTTTTTGTGAAACCCGAAGAAGATCACCGGCAGAGACTGGTTCACTACATCAAAAGAAAATATTCTTCAGATTATTTGATTACAACCCGCATCGATAATGACGACTGTATTTCCAGCCATTTTATGGAATCTATTCAAGAAAAATTTATGGAACGGCGTGATGCATTCGATCATGAATATGTGCTCAATGCAGGTACTGGATACCAGTATGAGGTAAAATTTCCATTCAGAAAAGCGTTAATTAAAGATTACACGTATTCTCCATTCCTCTCTCTGTTCTCAAAATTGAAGGGTTGCGATGAGATCAACACCGTATTGAAGCACGCTCATCATCGTTGGGAAGAATATGAAACATCTGAGGAGATGCCGGATCATCCATATTGGACGCAAATCATTCATGAAAAAAACGTGTCTAACCGAATACTGTCATTAAATTTGTATGTTCATATATCTGACAAGCATTTTCCGGTTTTGATAGATACACCCAGGAATCAGTGGTGGTTTGGACTCTTGCTGTTGCCCGTACAAATAACTATGACTGTTATAAAAAGAATTGCAGAAAAAATTAAACATCACTAA
- a CDS encoding glycosyltransferase family 4 protein, giving the protein MSEELKSITLTKKWGHHTKSGGYDKITDYLSGEKVVTGKSKIQRFSLSHKSWKYLVPSSRFVNHYEPVDFFSELKILRKTFRSDFDIIHVLYAEDQLNFLLKFRKYLDCSLIATFHMPASSKYVQKAISAGHYRNFKKLDAAIVVSHSMVDLIGEWIGEDNVHVIPHGIDTSIFHPDNSPKEDSGFINLLSVGHHGRDWETILDVMRILQTTADNYVYNVVVPKWMSHKFKGIKNVKIHNNIPEQNLIELYQKADVLLLPVLYGTANNSILEAFACGTPVVSSKVGGIPEYVDGESGWLFEKGDSQGIAELIKVMFEDSSLYLSKRDAARKRAQSFDWNLIADKIHEVYLNTHNKRNAIKKAGNSLSD; this is encoded by the coding sequence ATGTCTGAAGAACTCAAATCAATCACACTTACAAAAAAGTGGGGCCATCATACCAAGTCCGGCGGTTACGATAAAATAACGGATTATTTATCGGGAGAAAAAGTTGTAACGGGCAAAAGCAAAATCCAGAGATTTTCACTTTCCCACAAATCGTGGAAATATTTGGTTCCTTCCAGCAGATTTGTGAATCACTATGAACCGGTTGATTTTTTTAGTGAATTAAAAATTTTAAGAAAAACCTTTCGTAGTGACTTCGATATCATACACGTTCTATATGCGGAAGATCAGCTAAATTTTCTGTTGAAGTTTCGCAAATATTTGGACTGTAGCCTGATTGCTACCTTTCACATGCCTGCAAGTTCTAAATATGTTCAAAAAGCGATATCAGCCGGGCATTATAGGAATTTCAAAAAGTTGGATGCGGCAATTGTTGTCTCTCACTCCATGGTTGATTTGATTGGTGAATGGATAGGGGAGGATAATGTGCATGTGATACCGCATGGAATTGACACAAGTATTTTCCATCCCGATAATTCACCAAAAGAGGATTCAGGTTTTATAAACTTACTTTCAGTTGGCCATCATGGAAGGGACTGGGAAACTATCCTTGATGTTATGCGGATTTTGCAAACAACGGCCGACAACTATGTTTATAATGTGGTGGTTCCAAAATGGATGAGCCATAAATTTAAAGGCATTAAAAATGTTAAAATTCACAATAACATCCCCGAACAAAACTTGATTGAACTTTATCAAAAAGCAGATGTATTACTCCTTCCTGTGTTATATGGAACGGCAAACAATTCCATTTTAGAGGCTTTTGCATGCGGAACACCCGTGGTGTCGTCGAAGGTTGGCGGTATTCCGGAATACGTGGATGGGGAATCAGGCTGGTTATTTGAAAAAGGAGATTCTCAGGGAATAGCGGAGCTTATCAAAGTGATGTTTGAGGATTCAAGTCTTTATCTTTCAAAAAGAGATGCTGCCCGGAAAAGGGCACAGTCATTTGATTGGAATTTAATTGCGGATAAAATTCACGAAGTATATTTGAATACTCATAACAAAAGAAATGCAATCAAAAAAGCGGGGAATTCTTTATCTGATTGA
- a CDS encoding glycosyltransferase family 4 protein, whose translation MKRILYLTFYFRPDLCAGSFRNSPLVDELINQTKNTDIEIDVLTTSPNRYSTFREEFKVREKIDNVTIERIVVPSHESGISDQIFSFKTYFFETLKRTKNRKYDLIFASSSRFFTSYLGYWIAKRNNAPLYVDIRDLFSETLRGISDNWLIKNVLAPVIASRERKIHQYASHINLISEGFKQSFQDKSIAVFSFFTHGVDPVFKKAQSKKDDSNHDYIKKIVYAGNIGDGQGLHKIIPEAAKQLDGFYSFTLIGDGGARKKLENSLQEFDVKNVEVLDPVSRDEVIEEYKKADILFIHLNDLQVFRKVLPSKIFELAIVEKPILAGVQGYARKFLRENVDGSFLFDPGDVEGLLQQIREIEKFSDEKLEIDNSGFSKEFDRKEINKKMARSILSYL comes from the coding sequence ATGAAACGCATTCTGTATCTCACGTTTTATTTTCGGCCGGATCTCTGTGCAGGTTCTTTTAGAAATTCCCCACTGGTGGATGAGCTGATCAATCAAACCAAAAATACGGACATAGAGATTGATGTTTTGACGACAAGCCCCAATCGATATTCAACTTTCCGGGAAGAGTTTAAAGTGAGAGAGAAGATCGATAATGTTACGATTGAACGCATCGTGGTTCCATCTCATGAAAGTGGAATCAGTGACCAGATTTTCAGCTTTAAAACTTATTTTTTTGAAACCCTGAAAAGGACCAAAAACAGGAAATACGATTTGATATTCGCTTCATCCAGTCGTTTTTTCACGTCCTACCTGGGCTATTGGATTGCCAAGCGAAATAATGCTCCGCTTTATGTGGATATCCGGGATCTTTTCAGTGAAACGCTGCGCGGAATTTCGGATAATTGGCTGATCAAAAATGTGTTGGCCCCGGTAATTGCTTCGCGTGAAAGGAAAATTCACCAATATGCCAGCCATATCAACCTTATCAGCGAAGGATTTAAGCAAAGTTTCCAGGATAAATCCATCGCTGTATTTTCATTCTTCACTCACGGAGTGGATCCCGTTTTTAAAAAAGCTCAAAGTAAAAAAGATGATTCTAATCATGATTACATCAAAAAAATAGTGTATGCCGGCAATATTGGTGATGGGCAGGGCTTGCATAAAATTATACCGGAAGCGGCAAAACAACTCGACGGTTTTTACTCTTTTACATTAATTGGTGATGGTGGCGCCCGGAAAAAACTCGAAAACAGCCTTCAGGAATTTGATGTTAAAAATGTAGAAGTTCTCGATCCGGTCAGCAGAGATGAAGTCATCGAAGAATATAAAAAAGCAGATATTCTTTTTATTCACTTAAATGATCTTCAGGTTTTCCGAAAAGTCTTGCCTTCAAAGATTTTTGAATTAGCCATTGTGGAAAAACCCATTCTTGCGGGAGTACAGGGATATGCCCGAAAATTTCTCCGGGAAAATGTAGATGGATCTTTTCTGTTTGATCCGGGAGATGTGGAGGGACTCCTCCAGCAAATCAGGGAGATTGAAAAATTCTCTGACGAAAAGTTGGAAATTGACAACTCAGGTTTTTCGAAAGAATTTGACCGGAAAGAGATCAATAAAAAAATGGCCCGATCAATCCTGAGTTATTTGTAA